One Antiquaquibacter oligotrophicus genomic region harbors:
- a CDS encoding class I SAM-dependent methyltransferase, which yields MSTSEAFDYWEARYRDGKTWSGNVNAALEREVADVAPGTALDLGSGEGGDALWLARRGWRVTAVDISPSAIAIGQAEQDAADDITWVAADLAEWVPPQQYDLVTASFLHSTVELPRERILRRAAQAVASGGLLVIIGHVGVPHWASEEMHQHAEELPTPDEVYTSLFASDSPLSDDDWTVVTNALVERDSHHGGSITDGILTLRRA from the coding sequence ATGAGCACATCCGAGGCGTTCGACTATTGGGAAGCCCGCTACCGCGACGGCAAGACATGGAGCGGCAACGTCAATGCGGCGCTCGAGCGCGAGGTGGCGGACGTCGCCCCGGGTACGGCCCTCGATCTCGGTTCTGGTGAGGGCGGCGATGCGTTGTGGCTCGCGCGCCGCGGCTGGCGGGTGACCGCAGTCGATATCTCGCCTTCGGCGATCGCGATCGGGCAGGCCGAGCAGGATGCGGCCGACGACATCACGTGGGTTGCGGCAGATCTCGCGGAGTGGGTACCGCCGCAACAGTACGACCTGGTGACGGCGAGTTTTTTGCACTCCACCGTGGAGTTGCCGCGCGAGCGGATCTTGCGGCGAGCGGCACAGGCCGTGGCATCCGGCGGCCTGCTCGTCATCATTGGGCACGTCGGGGTGCCGCACTGGGCGAGCGAGGAGATGCATCAGCACGCCGAGGAGCTGCCCACTCCCGATGAGGTCTACACGTCACTCTTCGCGAGCGATTCGCCGTTGAGCGACGACGACTGGACGGTAGTAACGAACGCTCTCGTAGAGCGTGACTCGCACCACGGTGGCTCCATCACCGACGGCATCCTCACCCTGCGCCGGGCATGA
- the helR gene encoding RNA polymerase recycling motor ATPase HelR, with product MAQTERPSRRARLEPALNTTFFDLPLALTAKRSPNLIAGDEAHFAAIAAAIEQERTHVAARLDELRRRRGDTGAELRDRDDEIRRLSSRMSTLERYGAEACLGRIVPEASAEADPEPLYIGRIGLTDASGIRLLVDWRTPAAEPFFAATHANALGLASRRRFRWSSGRVVDYWDEVFDLDSLGDAAALDDHSSFIASLASTRSPRMRDVLGTIQADQDAIIRQGARGPLVVDGGPGTGKTVVALHRTAYLLYANERIRAGGVLVIGPSPDYLAYVHDVLPSLGENSVQTCTLRDLVPEGRDAATDGGLTVASSLEMVRAVEAAVDIAERPPTRTLTVETPWGDAVLGAREWAEAFAAPEPGLTHNAAREQVWAAIVEIIADQVDAAREEDTDDFDAYDLVHDGPRDLERTLAANELLRGTVARSWPLLGAADLVAQLRSDPGVLSRIAPWLSDSQVRSFQREHPYRWTVEDLPLLDAAHRRLGDPGRADAARRWRAAEERERARMAQVTAELIANDDSDMGVMSMLRGQDLRSALVDRAALSEQAVDSLAGPFAHIVIDEAQELTDAQWQMVLARCPSRSITVVGDRAQARQGFVETWEERLARVGFGDAHIATLRINYRTPSEVMAVAAPEILAVLPDANVPESIRAGGEPVIRVDVSQIQGVVADWLKQHEEGVACVIGAPWFEGGPRVRSLTPTVAKGLEFDLVVVVEPASFGDGIAGAVDRYVAMTRATGQLVVASSALDG from the coding sequence ATGGCGCAGACTGAGCGGCCGTCCCGCCGTGCACGACTGGAGCCCGCCCTGAACACGACGTTTTTTGACCTGCCGCTAGCCCTGACCGCCAAGCGATCCCCGAACCTCATCGCTGGCGACGAGGCACACTTCGCCGCGATCGCCGCCGCCATCGAGCAGGAGCGAACCCACGTGGCGGCTCGCCTCGACGAGCTTCGCCGCCGTCGAGGAGACACCGGAGCAGAACTACGCGATCGTGATGATGAGATTCGCAGGCTGAGTTCCCGGATGTCCACCCTCGAGCGTTACGGAGCCGAAGCGTGTCTCGGGCGGATCGTGCCGGAGGCCAGCGCCGAGGCCGACCCCGAGCCGCTGTACATCGGCCGTATCGGACTCACGGATGCTTCGGGCATCCGGCTCCTCGTCGATTGGCGTACGCCGGCCGCCGAGCCCTTCTTCGCTGCAACCCACGCCAACGCGCTGGGCCTCGCGAGCCGCCGCCGGTTCCGCTGGAGCAGCGGTCGTGTCGTCGACTACTGGGACGAAGTCTTCGACCTCGACTCGCTGGGTGACGCTGCCGCCCTCGATGATCATTCCTCCTTCATTGCGAGTCTCGCGAGCACACGATCACCGCGCATGCGCGATGTGCTCGGCACGATCCAGGCCGATCAGGACGCCATCATCCGTCAGGGTGCGCGCGGACCTCTCGTCGTGGACGGGGGGCCGGGAACCGGCAAAACGGTGGTGGCGCTGCACCGCACCGCCTACCTGCTCTACGCGAACGAACGGATCCGGGCGGGGGGTGTACTCGTGATCGGGCCGAGCCCGGACTACCTCGCCTATGTGCACGACGTGCTGCCGAGCCTCGGAGAGAACAGCGTGCAGACCTGCACTCTGCGCGATTTGGTGCCGGAAGGGCGCGACGCGGCCACCGACGGCGGGCTCACTGTTGCCTCGTCCCTCGAGATGGTGCGGGCCGTCGAGGCAGCGGTCGATATCGCCGAGCGGCCGCCGACGCGCACGCTCACCGTCGAGACGCCGTGGGGTGATGCGGTGCTGGGAGCCCGCGAATGGGCTGAGGCGTTTGCCGCACCGGAACCCGGGCTCACCCACAACGCTGCGCGCGAGCAGGTGTGGGCCGCGATCGTCGAGATCATCGCCGACCAGGTCGACGCGGCGCGGGAGGAGGACACGGATGACTTCGACGCCTATGACCTCGTGCACGATGGGCCGCGCGATCTGGAGCGCACCCTCGCGGCGAACGAACTCCTCCGTGGCACCGTCGCGCGATCGTGGCCGCTGCTCGGTGCAGCCGACCTCGTCGCCCAGCTGCGGTCGGACCCCGGGGTGCTCTCACGGATTGCGCCGTGGTTGAGCGACTCGCAGGTCCGGTCGTTTCAGCGCGAGCATCCGTACCGCTGGACCGTCGAAGACCTCCCTCTCCTCGACGCTGCCCACCGGCGGCTGGGCGACCCCGGTCGGGCGGACGCCGCACGTCGTTGGCGCGCCGCCGAGGAGCGCGAGCGCGCACGCATGGCGCAGGTCACCGCGGAGCTGATCGCCAACGACGACTCGGACATGGGTGTCATGTCGATGTTGCGCGGGCAGGACCTGCGCTCAGCTCTCGTGGATCGGGCGGCTCTGTCGGAGCAGGCCGTCGACAGCCTCGCCGGTCCCTTTGCCCACATCGTCATCGATGAGGCGCAGGAACTCACGGATGCTCAGTGGCAGATGGTGCTCGCACGGTGCCCGTCGCGCAGCATCACCGTTGTGGGGGACCGCGCTCAGGCGCGCCAGGGCTTCGTGGAAACGTGGGAGGAGCGGCTCGCGCGTGTGGGGTTCGGGGATGCCCATATTGCGACGTTGCGGATCAACTATCGAACCCCGAGCGAGGTGATGGCGGTAGCCGCCCCCGAAATTCTCGCCGTGCTGCCGGATGCGAACGTGCCGGAATCGATCCGAGCGGGGGGAGAGCCGGTCATCCGGGTCGACGTATCGCAGATTCAGGGGGTCGTCGCGGACTGGCTGAAGCAACACGAGGAGGGCGTGGCGTGCGTCATCGGTGCGCCGTGGTTCGAGGGCGGCCCGCGCGTGCGGTCGTTGACGCCGACTGTCGCCAAGGGTCTCGAATTCGACCTCGTTGTAGTTGTCGAGCCCGCGAGCTTCGGTGACGGAATCGCGGGCGCTGTCGACAGGTATGTGGCGATGACGCGTGCGACAGGACAGCTCGTCGTGGCCTCCTCAGCGCTCGACGGTTAA
- a CDS encoding SRPBCC family protein, with product MSVTVREMACSPDDVFAVLADGWVFPTWVVGASRMRDVDESWPEVGSQLHHSFGLWPAVIDDRTTVLEWDPPHKMAMKPAGWPLGEALVIIEVKPRGDGCVVRMTEEVLRGPARLVPRPVTESLLRVRNRETLLRLAFAAEGGKAKRDREAG from the coding sequence ATGTCCGTGACCGTGCGCGAGATGGCGTGCTCGCCCGACGATGTTTTCGCGGTGCTCGCGGACGGCTGGGTGTTTCCGACGTGGGTGGTGGGGGCATCCCGCATGCGCGACGTCGACGAGTCGTGGCCTGAGGTGGGGAGCCAGCTCCATCACTCGTTCGGCCTGTGGCCCGCAGTCATTGACGACCGCACAACCGTCCTCGAGTGGGATCCGCCACACAAGATGGCGATGAAGCCCGCCGGGTGGCCGCTCGGCGAGGCCCTCGTCATAATCGAGGTCAAGCCCCGCGGTGACGGGTGTGTTGTGCGGATGACGGAAGAGGTGCTGAGGGGACCGGCACGGCTCGTCCCACGACCGGTTACGGAGTCGCTGCTGCGCGTGCGTAATCGCGAAACCCTCTTGCGTTTGGCCTTCGCTGCCGAGGGCGGCAAGGCCAAACGAGACCGGGAGGCCGGCTAG
- a CDS encoding phytoene desaturase family protein translates to MERYDAIVVGAGPNGLAAAVTLARSGLSVAVYERESTVGGGTRTAELTLPGFRHDVCSAVHPLALASGFFRKFGLDKRIELVVPELSYGHPLDGGRAALAWRDLDRTVDDLGRDGPSYRRLMGPLVQRADRVAQYTGTPLVSVPAHPLTAVRFGLKALEQGSIDWNTRFREDLAPAMISGVAAHAIRPMPSLAAAAAALSLGTYAHARGWPIPVGGSQAIADALADDLRAHGGTIITDTGVTSLAELPPARVVLLDVAPRGLASIARSHLPDSYLRRLDNFRYGSGAAKVDFALSAPVPWANPDLASAGTVHLGGTRAEIAHAEREVAAGRHSSRPYVLVSQPGVGDPTRAPEGKHTLWAYTHVPSGSTSDQTEAVTAQIERFAPGFRDTILASASKTAVDMEMQNPNYVGGDIAAGEAGFLQLVARPVLSTDPWRTPGRGIYLCSSSTPPGPGVHGLAGYYAARSALRHEFGITTGPQLGPER, encoded by the coding sequence GTGGAGCGATACGACGCGATCGTCGTGGGCGCAGGACCCAATGGGCTCGCGGCCGCCGTGACTCTCGCCCGCTCGGGGCTCTCGGTCGCCGTCTACGAGCGTGAGTCGACCGTGGGAGGCGGGACGCGCACCGCGGAGTTGACGCTTCCGGGCTTTCGGCACGACGTGTGCTCTGCCGTGCACCCCCTCGCCCTCGCGAGCGGCTTCTTCCGCAAGTTCGGCCTCGACAAGCGCATCGAGCTTGTGGTTCCGGAACTCTCGTACGGGCATCCGCTCGACGGGGGTCGCGCCGCACTCGCGTGGCGGGATCTCGACCGCACGGTCGACGACCTCGGTCGTGATGGTCCGTCGTACCGTCGGCTCATGGGTCCACTCGTGCAGCGCGCGGACCGCGTCGCGCAGTACACGGGAACTCCGCTCGTGAGTGTGCCGGCGCATCCGCTCACGGCCGTGCGCTTCGGCTTGAAGGCGCTTGAGCAGGGTTCGATCGACTGGAACACCCGCTTTCGCGAAGACCTCGCCCCCGCCATGATCTCGGGTGTCGCGGCCCACGCCATCCGTCCCATGCCGAGCCTCGCGGCCGCGGCCGCGGCGCTCTCACTCGGAACGTACGCTCACGCTCGCGGGTGGCCGATCCCGGTGGGCGGCAGCCAGGCGATAGCGGATGCCCTCGCCGACGATCTTCGAGCCCACGGTGGCACGATCATCACCGACACGGGCGTCACCTCCCTCGCCGAGCTGCCGCCAGCACGAGTTGTGCTCCTCGACGTCGCACCGCGCGGACTGGCCTCCATTGCCCGGTCCCACCTCCCAGACTCGTACCTGCGCCGCCTGGATAACTTCCGGTACGGCAGCGGCGCGGCCAAGGTCGACTTCGCGCTCTCCGCGCCCGTGCCGTGGGCCAATCCCGACCTCGCGTCGGCGGGGACCGTGCACCTCGGCGGCACTCGTGCCGAGATCGCGCACGCCGAACGGGAGGTCGCGGCGGGGCGACACAGCTCTCGCCCCTACGTGCTCGTCTCCCAGCCGGGGGTCGGCGACCCGACCCGCGCACCGGAGGGCAAACACACACTGTGGGCTTACACCCACGTGCCGAGCGGCTCGACCTCGGATCAAACGGAGGCGGTCACCGCGCAGATCGAACGATTCGCCCCCGGGTTTCGCGACACGATTCTGGCGAGCGCGAGCAAAACCGCGGTCGACATGGAGATGCAGAACCCCAATTACGTTGGCGGCGACATCGCCGCGGGTGAGGCTGGATTTCTTCAGCTCGTTGCACGACCCGTGCTCTCGACCGATCCGTGGCGAACCCCCGGTCGCGGCATCTACCTCTGCTCCTCGTCGACACCGCCCGGGCCCGGCGTGCACGGCCTTGCCGGTTACTACGCTGCCCGCAGCGCGCTTCGGCACGAGTTCGGCATCACAACCGGCCCACAACTCGGGCCCGAAAGGTAG
- a CDS encoding DUF7882 family protein → MGYLYYGTTAYAVQIDDRPLAHLKVAILSLMRAGESTAFSFVRPADIGSGRETLWISPTTDLRFLFHGSRPPRINQPWVKQIIESAHQPTGLMLMPEPETAEELQTA, encoded by the coding sequence ATGGGTTATCTGTATTACGGAACAACTGCCTATGCGGTGCAGATCGACGATCGCCCGCTCGCGCACCTGAAAGTGGCCATCCTGAGCCTCATGCGGGCTGGTGAGAGCACCGCGTTCTCGTTTGTGAGGCCAGCGGACATCGGTAGCGGTCGCGAGACACTCTGGATCTCACCGACCACCGACCTGCGATTTCTCTTCCACGGGAGCAGGCCGCCCAGGATCAATCAGCCGTGGGTGAAGCAGATCATCGAATCCGCGCACCAGCCCACCGGCCTCATGCTGATGCCAGAGCCGGAGACCGCGGAAGAACTGCAAACGGCGTGA
- a CDS encoding DNA topoisomerase IB, which yields MRLTQARPYEAPGVTRIRRGDAFDYRRPDRRKVGAEERARFDALAIPPAWREVWIAPSPSSHILAVGLDDAGRRQYIYHPAWRAAQDEAKFDRALALAAALPAARRRAARSFGEPALSRDRVLATAFRILDLTAMRVGNETYATTNGSRGLCTLLVRHVVVGDGGVTFDFVGKSRQRASIAVTDAPLLLALDELTTHRAAGSRLLAWANGRRRDPIRTSEVNEFIRGTAGDGFTAKDFRTLHATATAAAALPRRTPEAEREVQRAIREATDAAARMLGNTPTVARASYIHPAVFERFIDGRTIARPGSMTSLLELLQD from the coding sequence GTGAGACTCACCCAGGCCAGGCCCTACGAAGCGCCGGGCGTCACGCGCATCCGGCGCGGGGACGCGTTCGACTACCGCAGACCCGACCGGCGGAAGGTGGGCGCCGAGGAGCGTGCGCGATTTGACGCCCTCGCCATACCGCCAGCGTGGCGGGAGGTGTGGATCGCGCCGAGCCCGTCGTCTCACATCCTCGCGGTCGGTCTCGACGACGCCGGCAGGCGCCAGTACATCTACCACCCTGCATGGCGGGCGGCTCAAGACGAAGCGAAGTTCGATCGCGCGCTCGCCCTCGCAGCGGCTCTCCCCGCGGCACGCCGTCGTGCCGCACGCAGCTTCGGCGAACCCGCACTCTCGCGCGACCGGGTGCTCGCCACCGCCTTCCGTATCCTCGACCTCACCGCAATGCGCGTGGGCAACGAGACCTACGCGACTACTAACGGCTCGCGTGGCCTGTGCACGCTCCTCGTGCGGCATGTGGTCGTCGGCGACGGCGGCGTGACCTTCGACTTCGTCGGCAAGAGTCGGCAGCGGGCATCCATCGCCGTCACGGATGCACCCCTTCTCCTTGCGCTGGACGAGCTGACCACCCACAGGGCCGCTGGCAGTCGACTCCTCGCGTGGGCAAACGGACGACGCCGCGACCCCATTCGCACGTCCGAGGTCAACGAGTTCATCCGGGGTACGGCAGGTGACGGCTTCACCGCGAAAGACTTCCGCACCCTCCACGCCACGGCCACCGCGGCAGCAGCTCTCCCCCGCCGCACGCCGGAGGCGGAGCGCGAGGTGCAGCGAGCGATCCGCGAGGCGACGGATGCCGCGGCCCGGATGCTCGGCAATACGCCGACCGTTGCCCGGGCGAGCTACATCCACCCCGCTGTCTTCGAAAGGTTCATCGACGGGCGCACGATCGCACGCCCCGGAAGTATGACCTCGCTCCTGGAGTTGCTCCAGGACTGA
- a CDS encoding CinA family protein, which produces MPSTTELAERLARRVSDRGASVAVAESLTSGTIASALGASEGSSEWFRGGVIAYAPEVKFDVLGVEPGPVVTREAAETMAHGVAKLCGADLGLAVTGVGGPAREGDIEPGTVFIAAVYDGTVVSQQRRFPGGMDRVLEATVGAALELGLRALDN; this is translated from the coding sequence ATGCCGTCGACAACAGAACTAGCGGAGCGTCTCGCACGCCGCGTGAGCGACCGCGGGGCATCGGTCGCCGTCGCGGAATCCCTCACCTCCGGGACGATCGCGAGCGCCTTGGGCGCGAGCGAAGGGTCGTCGGAGTGGTTTCGCGGTGGGGTGATCGCCTACGCGCCGGAGGTGAAGTTCGACGTGCTGGGGGTGGAGCCTGGCCCCGTAGTCACCCGCGAGGCCGCGGAGACCATGGCGCACGGGGTCGCGAAGCTCTGTGGAGCGGACCTCGGCCTCGCCGTAACCGGCGTCGGCGGTCCAGCTCGAGAGGGCGACATTGAACCCGGGACGGTGTTTATTGCCGCGGTATACGACGGCACCGTCGTGTCTCAGCAGCGACGTTTTCCTGGAGGCATGGACCGGGTCCTCGAGGCGACAGTGGGTGCCGCGCTCGAACTCGGATTGCGTGCCCTAGACAACTGA
- a CDS encoding GlsB/YeaQ/YmgE family stress response membrane protein: protein MGIIAWIILGLAAGAIAKAILPGRQGGGWIVTLILGIVGALLGGFIGSAIFGVGLEGFFDISTWLLAIGGAILVLLIYGLVTRGSRRA from the coding sequence ATGGGTATCATCGCCTGGATCATTCTGGGGCTGGCAGCAGGGGCGATCGCGAAGGCGATTCTGCCGGGCCGTCAGGGCGGCGGCTGGATCGTCACGCTCATCCTCGGCATCGTCGGAGCACTGTTGGGAGGCTTCATCGGCAGCGCCATCTTCGGCGTCGGCCTCGAGGGCTTCTTCGACATCTCGACCTGGCTGCTCGCGATCGGTGGCGCGATTCTCGTGCTCTTGATCTACGGCCTGGTCACGCGCGGATCGCGCCGCGCCTAA
- a CDS encoding DUF7882 family protein: MGTLTYDSTLAADFDDRTLAHLQVVIGAKLRRNEAFFFSWKDDSAIGNGRSVIWVHPSIPISFKFFGSRPPALNREWIDEMLLSANTPSGLQITAEPTSAPATNGES, translated from the coding sequence ATGGGCACTCTCACATATGACTCAACGCTGGCGGCGGACTTCGATGACCGCACACTGGCCCATCTCCAGGTGGTCATCGGCGCGAAGTTGAGACGCAATGAAGCGTTTTTCTTCAGTTGGAAGGATGACTCCGCTATCGGAAACGGACGCTCGGTGATCTGGGTGCATCCGTCGATTCCGATCTCGTTCAAGTTCTTCGGGAGCAGACCTCCCGCCCTCAACCGTGAGTGGATCGACGAGATGTTGCTGTCAGCCAATACCCCGTCCGGTCTGCAGATCACAGCCGAACCCACCTCCGCGCCTGCCACGAACGGAGAATCATGA
- a CDS encoding flavodoxin family protein → MPRDISVLALVCTLTPSPELSSTQLLADQVLASFRELGVLGQSVRTVDMNVSPGVTANEGDGDGWPRIRSLIMAADILLVATPIWMGHASSEAYRAMERLDAELSTFDDEGRAILAGKVATVAVVGNEDGAHKATADLYQGLNDVGFTIPSQGGTYWVGQAMQTVDYKDLDSIPDEVANANLLLATNATHLASVLREKPYLPTRP, encoded by the coding sequence ATGCCTCGAGACATTTCCGTCCTCGCCCTCGTCTGCACGCTCACCCCGTCGCCGGAGCTATCGAGTACGCAGCTCCTCGCCGATCAGGTGCTCGCGAGTTTCCGGGAGCTCGGTGTGCTCGGGCAGTCCGTGCGCACGGTCGACATGAACGTCTCGCCGGGAGTGACGGCGAACGAGGGTGACGGTGACGGCTGGCCGCGCATCCGGTCGCTCATCATGGCCGCGGACATCCTGCTCGTGGCAACACCGATCTGGATGGGCCATGCCTCGAGCGAGGCCTATCGCGCGATGGAGCGACTGGATGCCGAACTCTCCACGTTCGACGATGAGGGCCGCGCGATCCTCGCGGGCAAGGTGGCAACAGTCGCGGTCGTCGGCAACGAGGACGGCGCCCACAAGGCGACCGCGGACCTGTATCAGGGGCTCAACGATGTCGGCTTCACGATCCCGTCTCAGGGTGGAACCTATTGGGTCGGTCAGGCGATGCAGACGGTCGACTACAAAGACCTGGACTCCATCCCGGACGAGGTCGCGAATGCGAATCTGCTGCTCGCCACCAACGCCACCCACCTCGCGTCGGTGCTGCGCGAGAAGCCGTACCTTCCGACGCGACCGTAA
- a CDS encoding SDR family oxidoreductase, which yields MSTTDDPRDDHPADGFDGTPQSQPGLTGDTNPAPDHGESSYVGTGKLTGRRALITGGDSGIGRAVAIAFAREGADVAIVHLPEEQEDAASTAELIAEAGRKALLIPGDARDEKFCVDAVEQTVAAFGGLDILIPNAAYQKDRDGIENLETAEFQRVIETNLYSMLWFTRAAVPHLEPGSSIIVTSSIQAFSPSPGLVDYAMTKAAQVAFVRAMSQELGERGIRVNAVAPGPIWTPLIPATDWPEKVEEFGKDTPLGRPGQPAELAPAYVLLASDDGSYMSGGVIPVTGGKPL from the coding sequence ATGTCCACAACGGACGACCCGCGTGACGACCACCCCGCAGACGGATTCGACGGCACGCCACAGTCACAGCCGGGGCTTACCGGCGACACCAATCCCGCACCCGATCACGGCGAATCGAGCTACGTCGGCACGGGCAAGCTGACCGGTCGTCGCGCCCTCATCACGGGCGGTGACTCCGGTATTGGTAGGGCGGTTGCCATTGCGTTCGCCCGGGAGGGGGCGGATGTCGCGATCGTGCACCTTCCCGAGGAGCAGGAGGACGCGGCATCCACCGCCGAACTCATCGCCGAAGCGGGCCGCAAGGCGCTGCTGATCCCGGGTGATGCTCGCGACGAGAAGTTCTGTGTTGACGCGGTCGAGCAGACCGTCGCCGCGTTCGGGGGGCTCGACATCCTCATCCCCAATGCCGCATACCAGAAGGACCGCGACGGCATCGAGAACCTCGAGACCGCTGAGTTTCAGCGGGTGATCGAGACGAACCTGTACTCCATGCTGTGGTTCACCCGCGCGGCGGTGCCCCACCTCGAGCCCGGCTCGAGCATCATCGTCACGAGTTCGATTCAGGCGTTTTCGCCGTCTCCCGGGCTCGTGGACTACGCCATGACGAAGGCGGCACAGGTGGCGTTCGTTCGCGCCATGTCGCAGGAGCTCGGGGAGCGTGGCATCCGTGTCAACGCTGTCGCCCCCGGCCCGATCTGGACGCCGCTCATCCCGGCAACGGACTGGCCGGAGAAGGTCGAGGAGTTCGGCAAGGACACCCCGCTCGGGCGTCCGGGGCAGCCAGCCGAACTCGCACCCGCATACGTGCTGCTCGCCAGCGACGACGGCTCCTACATGTCGGGTGGCGTGATTCCGGTCACCGGCGGCAAACCCCTGTAG
- a CDS encoding DUF7218 family protein, translated as MPRSNGNSSLKDPELYEKLRDEGNSAQKAARISNAAARDGRSTLGRRGGSSGDYEDWTVPELRKRAKEIGLTGYSGKRKSELISALRDS; from the coding sequence ATGCCACGATCGAACGGTAACTCATCACTCAAGGATCCCGAGCTGTACGAGAAACTCCGGGACGAAGGCAATTCAGCGCAGAAGGCCGCGCGCATCTCGAATGCCGCGGCGCGCGACGGACGATCCACGCTGGGGCGCCGCGGCGGTTCGAGCGGCGACTACGAGGACTGGACGGTGCCCGAGCTGCGCAAACGGGCGAAAGAGATCGGCCTGACCGGCTACTCGGGTAAACGCAAGAGCGAGCTCATCTCGGCGCTGCGCGATAGCTGA
- the ypfJ gene encoding KPN_02809 family neutral zinc metallopeptidase, with translation MTFNDNARIDTSKVRRRGRTTGIAVGGGGLLVVGLFLLSQLLGVDLTGLAGGGGQQQGPDQSIGECTGLDANADLDCRIAGAADSLDTYWSEELPTFGAEYRTTGIVLFEGSVDTACGGATSAVGPFYCPPDETIYIDTSFYDELQSRFGSSGGPLAQMYVVAHEWGHHIQNITGIMDGLNLQDTGPASDAVRLELQADCFAGAWVGAAPQLRDDQGVAFLEPVTQQQIADALSAASAVGDDRIQESTTGQVTPEAWTHGSSEQRQRWFVAGLEGGPNACSTFEAESL, from the coding sequence ATGACGTTCAACGACAACGCCAGGATCGATACGAGCAAGGTCCGTCGGCGCGGGCGCACCACGGGTATCGCGGTCGGTGGTGGTGGCCTCCTCGTGGTGGGTCTCTTCCTCCTGTCGCAGTTGCTTGGTGTGGACCTGACGGGTCTCGCCGGTGGTGGCGGCCAGCAGCAGGGGCCCGACCAGAGCATCGGAGAGTGCACGGGTCTCGATGCCAACGCCGATCTCGATTGCCGCATCGCGGGCGCCGCGGATTCCCTCGACACCTACTGGTCGGAGGAGTTGCCGACATTCGGGGCGGAGTACCGCACGACGGGCATCGTGCTCTTCGAGGGGAGTGTCGACACGGCGTGCGGCGGGGCGACGAGCGCGGTGGGCCCGTTCTACTGCCCGCCGGACGAGACGATCTATATCGACACGAGTTTCTACGACGAGCTGCAGTCCCGCTTCGGGTCGTCGGGTGGTCCGCTCGCTCAGATGTACGTTGTCGCACACGAGTGGGGTCACCACATTCAGAACATCACGGGCATCATGGATGGCCTGAACCTGCAGGACACCGGGCCAGCGTCCGACGCCGTTCGTCTTGAGCTCCAGGCGGATTGTTTTGCTGGCGCCTGGGTTGGCGCCGCGCCACAGCTTCGGGATGACCAGGGTGTTGCGTTCTTGGAGCCCGTCACCCAGCAGCAGATTGCGGATGCCCTCAGTGCGGCATCCGCGGTGGGCGACGATCGCATCCAGGAGTCGACGACCGGTCAGGTGACACCGGAGGCGTGGACTCACGGTTCGAGCGAGCAGCGGCAGCGCTGGTTCGTCGCGGGCCTTGAGGGTGGTCCGAACGCGTGCAGTACTTTCGAGGCCGAGTCGCTCTAG
- a CDS encoding TspO/MBR family protein, with protein sequence MRQPADVLRQIVVISTAVFAVIASFVGSGAAGGTPIQDAAGGALAADATLIAPASPAFSVWSVIYLGLLAYAVWQALPGQTAAERHRRLGYWVAASLVLNGLWILSIQFDLLGLSVPIIVVLLAVLIQCFRQTLQYRPSGALDAAFTDVPLGLYLGWVCIATAANVTAWLVAIGFDGFGAAPEVWSVIVLIVAALAGVVLAFVGAGRLSPALTLSWGLAWVAVGRLVGEPASIVTGVAAIAAVIVVLLVTVLRRLTASRTA encoded by the coding sequence ATGCGCCAGCCCGCGGATGTGCTCCGCCAGATCGTTGTCATCTCCACGGCCGTCTTCGCCGTGATCGCCTCCTTCGTCGGCTCCGGTGCCGCCGGTGGAACACCCATTCAGGACGCGGCGGGAGGTGCGCTCGCAGCGGATGCGACACTCATCGCTCCCGCGTCGCCCGCGTTCTCGGTGTGGTCCGTGATCTACCTCGGGCTCCTGGCGTATGCGGTGTGGCAAGCGCTCCCAGGGCAGACCGCCGCGGAACGGCACCGTCGGTTGGGCTATTGGGTCGCGGCATCCCTCGTGCTCAACGGGCTGTGGATTCTGTCGATCCAATTCGACCTGCTCGGACTGAGTGTGCCCATCATCGTGGTGCTCCTCGCGGTGCTCATTCAGTGCTTCCGGCAGACGCTGCAGTACCGGCCGTCGGGCGCCCTCGACGCTGCGTTCACGGATGTTCCGCTCGGCCTGTATCTCGGCTGGGTGTGCATCGCGACCGCCGCCAACGTGACCGCGTGGCTCGTCGCGATCGGATTCGACGGGTTCGGAGCCGCGCCGGAAGTGTGGTCGGTGATCGTGTTGATCGTCGCCGCCCTCGCTGGGGTGGTTCTCGCGTTTGTGGGCGCCGGGCGCCTGTCGCCAGCGCTCACGCTGTCGTGGGGTCTCGCGTGGGTTGCCGTCGGTCGCCTCGTGGGTGAGCCCGCCTCCATCGTGACGGGAGTGGCGGCCATCGCGGCGGTGATCGTTGTGCTGCTCGTCACCGTATTGCGTCGGCTCACGGCATCCCGCACGGCGTGA